A window of the Enoplosus armatus isolate fEnoArm2 chromosome 5, fEnoArm2.hap1, whole genome shotgun sequence genome harbors these coding sequences:
- the eif3k gene encoding eukaryotic translation initiation factor 3 subunit K isoform X3, translated as MSSSFEQMRANVGKLLRGIDRYNPENLATLERYVETQAKENAYDLEANLAILKLYQFNPAYFQTQVTSQILLKALTNLPHTDFTLCKCMIDQTHQEERPIRQILYLGNLLETCHFQSFWTSLEENRELIDGITGFEDSVRKYTQVKVWMNKYGWTENEEGQIFIFNQEESVKPKNIVEKIDFESVSSIMATSQ; from the exons ATGTCGTCGTCTTTCGAGCAGATGAGGGCGAACGTGGGTAAACTCCTGCGAGGAATCGATAG ATACAACCCCGAAAACCTTGCAACGTTGGAGCGCTATGTGGAGACACAAGCTAAAGAAAACGCCTACGACCTGGAGGCCAATCTGGCTATCCTGAAGCT GTACCAGTTCAACCCCGCCTACTTCCAGACTCAAGTGACCTCACAGATTCTGCTGAAGGCTCTGACCAACCTGCCACACACCGACTTCACTCTCTGCAAGTGCATGATCGACCAAACTCAC CAAGAGGAGCGCCCCATCAGACAGATCCTCTACCTGGGGAACCTGCTGGAGACGTGCCACTTCCAGAGCTTCTGG ACGAGTCTTGAGGAGAACAGAGAGCTCATCGACGGCATTACTGGTTTCGAGGACTCCGTTCGCAAGT ACACACAGGTGAAGGTCTGGATGAATAAGTACGGCTGGACGGAGAACGAGGAAGGACAAATCTTTATCTTCAACCAGGAGGAGAGCGTCAAGCCCAAGAACATTGTGGAGAAGATCGATTTTGAGA gtGTATCCAGCATCATGGCAACCTCCCagtga
- the eif3k gene encoding eukaryotic translation initiation factor 3 subunit K isoform X2 has product MSSSFEQMRANVGKLLRGIDRYNPENLATLERYVETQAKENAYDLEANLAILKLYQFNPAYFQTQVTSQILLKALTNLPHTDFTLCKCMIDQTHQEERPIRQILYLGNLLETCHFQSFWTSLEENRELIDGITGFEDSVRKFICHVVGITYQTIEHRLLAEMLGDPLDTQVKVWMNKYGWTENEEGQIFIFNQEESVKPKNIVEKIDFESVSSIMATSQ; this is encoded by the exons ATGTCGTCGTCTTTCGAGCAGATGAGGGCGAACGTGGGTAAACTCCTGCGAGGAATCGATAG ATACAACCCCGAAAACCTTGCAACGTTGGAGCGCTATGTGGAGACACAAGCTAAAGAAAACGCCTACGACCTGGAGGCCAATCTGGCTATCCTGAAGCT GTACCAGTTCAACCCCGCCTACTTCCAGACTCAAGTGACCTCACAGATTCTGCTGAAGGCTCTGACCAACCTGCCACACACCGACTTCACTCTCTGCAAGTGCATGATCGACCAAACTCAC CAAGAGGAGCGCCCCATCAGACAGATCCTCTACCTGGGGAACCTGCTGGAGACGTGCCACTTCCAGAGCTTCTGG ACGAGTCTTGAGGAGAACAGAGAGCTCATCGACGGCATTACTGGTTTCGAGGACTCCGTTCGCAAGT tcaTCTGCCATGTAGTGGGCATCACCTACCAGACCATCGAGCACCGGTTACTGGCTGAGATGCTGGGAGACCCGCTGG ACACACAGGTGAAGGTCTGGATGAATAAGTACGGCTGGACGGAGAACGAGGAAGGACAAATCTTTATCTTCAACCAGGAGGAGAGCGTCAAGCCCAAGAACATTGTGGAGAAGATCGATTTTGAGA gtGTATCCAGCATCATGGCAACCTCCCagtga
- the eif3k gene encoding eukaryotic translation initiation factor 3 subunit K isoform X1, which yields MSSSFEQMRANVGKLLRGIDRYNPENLATLERYVETQAKENAYDLEANLAILKLYQFNPAYFQTQVTSQILLKALTNLPHTDFTLCKCMIDQTHQQEERPIRQILYLGNLLETCHFQSFWTSLEENRELIDGITGFEDSVRKFICHVVGITYQTIEHRLLAEMLGDPLDTQVKVWMNKYGWTENEEGQIFIFNQEESVKPKNIVEKIDFESVSSIMATSQ from the exons ATGTCGTCGTCTTTCGAGCAGATGAGGGCGAACGTGGGTAAACTCCTGCGAGGAATCGATAG ATACAACCCCGAAAACCTTGCAACGTTGGAGCGCTATGTGGAGACACAAGCTAAAGAAAACGCCTACGACCTGGAGGCCAATCTGGCTATCCTGAAGCT GTACCAGTTCAACCCCGCCTACTTCCAGACTCAAGTGACCTCACAGATTCTGCTGAAGGCTCTGACCAACCTGCCACACACCGACTTCACTCTCTGCAAGTGCATGATCGACCAAACTCAC CAGCAAGAGGAGCGCCCCATCAGACAGATCCTCTACCTGGGGAACCTGCTGGAGACGTGCCACTTCCAGAGCTTCTGG ACGAGTCTTGAGGAGAACAGAGAGCTCATCGACGGCATTACTGGTTTCGAGGACTCCGTTCGCAAGT tcaTCTGCCATGTAGTGGGCATCACCTACCAGACCATCGAGCACCGGTTACTGGCTGAGATGCTGGGAGACCCGCTGG ACACACAGGTGAAGGTCTGGATGAATAAGTACGGCTGGACGGAGAACGAGGAAGGACAAATCTTTATCTTCAACCAGGAGGAGAGCGTCAAGCCCAAGAACATTGTGGAGAAGATCGATTTTGAGA gtGTATCCAGCATCATGGCAACCTCCCagtga
- the LOC139285686 gene encoding calpain-9: protein MIKSLSLSSEGSLPPLEDDVDSVCSDELLGSQSRRWLADLLTGDMPPESGDVNTVGRDGLFVDYHFPLGELEMQAGVKWKRPKELCPSPQFVVDGATRLDVRQGKLNDCWLLSAIASLSVHRSLLKKVMPLGQSFQEGYNGCFTFRFWQYGQWEEVRIDDLLPTQDNNLIYLSSPNRYEFWSSLLEKAYAKLKGGYRALDMGFPHEAMVDMTGGVAEVLKIASLPRNLPAFLRHLLAKGALINCANSQGALEKRNELGIMFRHAYSLTAVEKVKTTHGTEDLVRILNPWGNTEWEGPWSDLKGPEWNTVSVEEQRRLDRVRREDGEFWMSVSDFRQNFEMMEVCHLSDTLSESGSSVLPWCCILHHGNWVPYVTAGGSPKGGRFWQNPQFYLVLSKVDSGAANSQDICSFVLALMQKHQRRRGIDLSIALHIYPAHPKNTYLTSEDLSTLRPVLCSPHYSSRREVVLRGSLPPGHYIIIPSTAEPNQQGAFLLRLLTEQGNAAIPAQKPAAQDMSSSTEPSFPHQAALPSPKSTKHLFKKHCNKKGFCKPVHLHNLLTEAIQGGVLAGSETYLVLEHCKSMVVLNDTQGIAQLNWPEFQSLWDKIRRWTDIFLVFDKNKTQSLEYQEVAPALKAAGIMVDDLIMQLVGLRYTEPNMTISYPGFLYLLMKLESMIHKFQAYDMVGMGSVTVSYRQWLHMTMYN, encoded by the exons ATGATAAAGTCGTTGAGTCTGTCGTCTGAAGGCTCCCTGCCTCCGCTGGAGGATGATGTGGACTCGGTCTGCTCCGACGAGCTGCTTGGCTCTCAGTCCCGCCGCTGGCTGGCGGACCTCCTGACCGGGGACATGCCTCCGGAGAGCGGGGACGTGAACACGGTGGGCCGGGACGGGCTGTTCGTGGACTACCACTTCCCGCTGGGAGAGCTCGAGATGCAGGCGGGGGTCAAGTGGAAACGACCAAAG GAACTCTGTCCGTCACCTCAGTTCGTAGTAGATGGAGCTACGCGACTGGACGTCCGCCAGGGAAAACTCA ACGACTGCTGGCTACTTTCGGCTATTGCGTCTCTCTCCGTGCATCGCTCCCTGCTCAAGAAGGTCATGCCTCTAGGACAGAGCTTCCAAGAGGGGTACAACGGCTGCTTCACCTTCAGG TTTTGGCAGTACGGTCagtgggaggaggtgaggatagACGACTTGTTGCCGACTCAGGACAACAATCTGATCTACCTCAGCTCCCCAAACAGATATGAGTTCTGGAGCTCCCTGCTGGAGAAGGCCTACGCCAA GCTGAAAGGTGGCTACAGAGCTCTGGACATGGGCTTCCCTCATGAGGCCATGGTTGATATGACGGGCGGGGTGGCTGAGGTTTTGAAGATCGCCTCACTGCCCAGAAACCTGCCAGCGTTCCTCAGACACCTGCTAGCTAAAGGAGCACTCATCAACTGTGCCAACTCCCAG GGTGCTTTGGAGAAAAGGAATGAGCTGGGGATCATGTTCAGACATGCCTACTCTCTGACTGCAGTAGAGAAG gtGAAGACGACACACGGCACAGAGGATTTGGTGCGAATCCTGAACCCCTGGGGTAACACCGAGTGGGAGGGGCCCTGGAGTGACTTGAAAGG TCCAGAGTGGAACACAGTGAGCGTCGAGGAGCAGAGGAGACTGGACAGAGTCAGACGGGAGGACGGGGAGTTCTG gaTGTCGGTGTCAGACTTCCGACAGAACTTTGAGATGATGGAGGTTTGTCACCTGTCTGACACTCTCAGCGAATCAGGCTCCAGCGTACTGCCGTGGTGCTGCATACTGCATCATGGGAACTGGGTGCCGTACGTCACAGCAGGAGGCTCTCCCAAAGGGG gtcgGTTCTGGCAGAACCCTCAGTTCTACCTCGTCCTGTCGAAGGTGGACAGCGGTGCAGCTAACTCTCAGGACATCTGCTCCTTCGTTTTGGCTCTGATGCAGAAACACCAGAGACGCAGGGGCATTGACCTGTCCATCGCCCTGCATATATAcccg GCCCATCCCAAGAATACATACCTGACTTCTGAGGATTTGAGTACGCTCCGCCCGGTCCTCTGCAGCCCCCATTACTCCTCGCGCAGGGAAGTTGTTCTTCGCGGCTCCCTTCCACCAggtcattacatcatcatcccTTCGACCGCTGAGCCCAATCAGCAGGGAGCGTTCCTCCTGCGGCTGCTGACAGAGCAGGGGAATGCTGCCAT CCCAGCTCAAAAACCAGCGGCACAAGACATGTCTTCATCAACAGAG CCCTCTTTTCCTCACCAGGCTGCTCTTCCTTCACCTAAATCCACCAAACATCTGTTCAAGAAGCACTGCAACAAG AAGGGGTTTTGCAAACCAGTGCACCTCCACAACCTGCTGACTGAGGCCATTCAGGGAGGAG TGTTGGCCGGGAGTGAGACGTACTTGGTTCTGGAGCACTGCAAGAGCATGGTGGTCCTCAATGAT ACTCAAGGCATCGCTCAGCTAAACTGGCCGGAGTTCCAGAGTCTGTGGGACAAGATCAGGAGGTGGACG GACATCTTCCTGGTGTTTGACAAGAACAAAACTCAGAGTCTCGAGTATCAGGAGGTTGCTCCGgctctgaaggcagcag gcaTCATGGTGGATGATTTGATAATGCAGCTGGTTGGACTGAGATACACAGAGCCGAACATGACCATCAGTTACCCCGGCTTCCTGTACCTGCTGATGAAACTGGAGAGCATGATCC ACAAATTTCAAGCGTACGACATGGTGGGGATGGGAAGCGTAACGGTCAGCTACAGACAG TGGCTCCACATGACCATGTACAACTGA